A window from Cryobacterium sp. PAMC25264 encodes these proteins:
- a CDS encoding diacylglycerol kinase family protein produces the protein MAAPSSAPREAASVVRRAAVVYNPVKTDVVRLRAGVTAAAAAAEWGETLWFETSVQDPGQRVTRQALRLGVDLVLVAGGDGTVRAVAESLRSAEVPLGVLPVGTGNLLARNLQLPLNSLDDAIVIAFTGENRAIDLGIASVTYADNRIEDHAFLVMAGLGLDAQMIAATRPDLKKQVGWLAYVDAGMRALPKAEQFRIRYNLGTRSEHQALVSTILIANCGVLPGNIQFLPEALVDDGILDIAVLQPRGVLGWLKIWRRVTWQNGVLRRFAVGRRIIELTETDDERAMTVLRATDIRIVPDKPQEFELDGDEFGLVRSVFLRADAGALLVRVPAVLSR, from the coding sequence ATGGCCGCTCCCAGTTCCGCCCCGCGTGAGGCCGCATCCGTCGTTCGTCGGGCCGCTGTGGTCTACAACCCGGTGAAGACGGATGTCGTGCGGTTGCGCGCCGGGGTCACCGCCGCTGCCGCCGCTGCGGAGTGGGGCGAGACGCTGTGGTTCGAGACCAGCGTGCAGGACCCCGGGCAGAGGGTCACCCGTCAGGCGTTACGCCTGGGTGTGGACCTGGTTCTCGTCGCGGGCGGCGACGGCACGGTGCGCGCCGTCGCGGAGTCGCTGCGCTCCGCTGAGGTTCCATTGGGCGTGCTGCCGGTGGGCACCGGGAACCTGCTGGCGCGCAATCTGCAGCTACCCCTGAACAGCCTCGACGACGCCATCGTGATCGCCTTCACCGGCGAGAATCGGGCGATCGACCTGGGCATCGCTTCAGTGACCTACGCGGACAACCGCATCGAGGACCACGCCTTCCTGGTCATGGCCGGCCTCGGCCTCGACGCCCAGATGATCGCAGCCACCCGCCCAGACCTCAAGAAGCAGGTGGGCTGGCTGGCCTATGTGGACGCGGGCATGCGCGCTCTGCCCAAGGCCGAGCAGTTCCGCATCCGGTACAACCTGGGCACCCGCAGCGAGCATCAGGCGCTCGTGAGCACCATCCTGATCGCCAATTGTGGTGTGCTGCCGGGCAACATCCAGTTCCTGCCCGAGGCGCTGGTCGACGACGGGATCCTGGACATCGCCGTGCTGCAGCCGCGTGGGGTGCTCGGCTGGTTGAAGATCTGGCGCCGCGTCACCTGGCAGAACGGCGTGCTGCGCCGCTTCGCCGTGGGGCGGCGCATCATCGAACTCACCGAGACCGACGACGAGCGGGCCATGACCGTGCTGCGCGCCACCGACATCCGCATTGTGCCCGACAAGCCGCAGGAGTTCGAGCTGGACGGCGACGAGTTCGGGCTGGTCCGCAGCGTCTTCCTGCGCGCGGATGCCGGGGCGCTGCTGGTGCGGGTGCCGGCCGTTCTCAGCCGGTGA
- the serS gene encoding serine--tRNA ligase, with protein sequence MIDPVLLRENPDLVKRSQEARGDSVAAVDEALAADADRRASITSFEALRASQNAFGKTVAQAPPAEKKALVAQAQSLAAEVKAAGVVAAEAEARFTSVMRTIANPIIDGVPAGGEDNFATLRTHGEIPTFDVEARDHLEIGELLGAIDMGRGAKVSGARFYFLRGIGARLEIALMNMALDHALAADFIPMITPTLVRPEIMDGTGFLGEHADEIYHLPADDLYLTGTSEVALAGYHSDEILDLTDGPLRYAGWSTCYRREAGSGGKDTRGIIRVHQFNKLEMFTYVLPENAEAEHLRLVALQENMLQALGLSYRVIDVAAGDLGSSAARKYDIEAWVPTQNAYRELTSTSNCTTYQARRLDIRYRTETGKTAPVATLNGTLATTRWIVAILETHQQADGSVRVPEALQPYLGGLEVLTPIR encoded by the coding sequence GTGATTGATCCGGTGCTGCTACGCGAAAATCCCGACCTCGTCAAGCGATCGCAGGAGGCGCGGGGTGACTCCGTCGCGGCCGTCGACGAGGCGCTCGCCGCCGACGCCGACCGTCGGGCGTCCATCACGAGCTTCGAGGCCCTGCGGGCGTCGCAGAATGCCTTCGGCAAGACCGTGGCCCAGGCCCCGCCGGCCGAGAAGAAGGCCCTCGTCGCCCAGGCGCAGAGCCTCGCCGCCGAGGTCAAGGCGGCCGGCGTCGTCGCCGCGGAGGCCGAGGCCCGCTTCACGAGTGTGATGCGCACCATCGCCAACCCGATCATCGACGGCGTACCCGCAGGCGGCGAAGACAACTTCGCCACCCTGCGCACTCACGGTGAGATCCCGACCTTCGACGTCGAGGCCCGGGACCACCTCGAGATCGGTGAGCTGCTCGGCGCCATCGACATGGGCCGCGGCGCCAAGGTCTCCGGCGCCCGCTTCTACTTCCTGCGCGGCATCGGCGCTCGGCTCGAGATCGCCCTGATGAACATGGCCCTCGATCACGCGCTCGCGGCCGACTTCATCCCGATGATCACGCCCACCCTGGTGCGCCCCGAGATCATGGACGGCACGGGCTTCCTCGGCGAGCACGCCGACGAGATCTACCACCTGCCCGCCGACGACCTGTACCTCACCGGCACCAGCGAGGTGGCCCTGGCCGGCTACCACAGTGACGAGATCCTCGATCTCACCGACGGGCCGCTGCGTTACGCCGGCTGGTCCACCTGCTACCGCCGCGAGGCCGGGTCGGGCGGCAAGGACACCCGCGGCATCATCCGCGTGCACCAGTTCAACAAGCTCGAGATGTTCACCTACGTGCTGCCGGAGAACGCCGAAGCCGAGCACCTGCGCCTCGTGGCGCTGCAGGAGAACATGCTGCAGGCCCTGGGTCTGAGCTACCGCGTGATCGACGTCGCCGCCGGCGACCTCGGCTCCAGCGCCGCCCGCAAGTACGACATCGAGGCCTGGGTGCCCACCCAGAACGCTTACCGCGAGCTCACCAGCACGAGCAACTGCACCACCTATCAGGCGCGCCGCCTGGATATCCGCTACCGCACGGAGACCGGCAAGACCGCCCCGGTCGCCACCCTGAACGGCACCCTGGCGACCACCCGCTGGATCGTCGCCATCCTGGAAACCCACCAGCAGGCCGACGGTTCGGTGCGCGTCCCCGAAGCTCTGCAGCCCTATCTCGGCGGGCTCGAAGTCCTCACGCCTATCCGATGA
- the pheA gene encoding prephenate dehydratase has product MPETPDVHYSFLGPAGTFTEAALAQVPEAQGLPWRAVNNVGEAFADVVSGRSVAAMIAIENSVDGGVSATQDALASVPNLRIIGEYLVPVNFVLVARPGTALEDVKIVNAHPVAYAQCRSWLEGTLPKHGHIPSSSNVAAAAALFEPGPADAAVAPPGIEKHHDLVVLARNIGDNPNAVTRFVLVGRTTVIPAPTGADKTSVIVELPEDRAGALLDMLEQFATRGVNLSLIQSRPIGDAMGRYRFVIDADGHIFDERVADALLGLRRFSPKVLFLGSYPRADKQPNVFTSRYNDEVFIEARDWLRGLISGEPGA; this is encoded by the coding sequence ATGCCAGAGACTCCCGATGTGCACTACAGCTTCCTGGGGCCGGCGGGAACCTTCACCGAGGCCGCCCTCGCCCAGGTTCCGGAGGCCCAGGGCCTGCCGTGGCGGGCCGTCAACAATGTGGGCGAGGCCTTCGCCGACGTCGTGAGCGGGCGCAGCGTGGCCGCCATGATCGCCATCGAAAACTCCGTCGACGGCGGCGTCAGCGCCACCCAGGACGCCCTCGCGAGCGTGCCCAATCTGCGGATCATCGGGGAGTACCTGGTGCCCGTGAACTTCGTGCTCGTGGCCCGGCCCGGCACCGCCCTCGAGGACGTCAAGATCGTGAACGCCCACCCGGTGGCGTACGCGCAATGCCGCAGCTGGCTGGAAGGCACCCTGCCCAAGCACGGTCACATCCCCTCCTCGAGCAATGTGGCCGCCGCGGCCGCCCTGTTCGAGCCCGGACCTGCCGATGCCGCCGTGGCTCCGCCGGGCATCGAGAAGCACCACGACCTGGTCGTGCTCGCCCGCAACATCGGCGACAACCCCAACGCCGTCACCCGGTTCGTGCTCGTGGGCCGCACCACGGTCATCCCCGCCCCCACCGGCGCCGACAAGACCAGCGTGATCGTGGAACTGCCCGAGGACCGCGCCGGCGCACTGCTCGACATGCTCGAGCAGTTCGCCACCCGCGGGGTCAATCTCAGCCTCATTCAATCCCGGCCGATCGGCGATGCCATGGGTCGATACAGATTCGTCATCGACGCCGACGGGCACATCTTCGACGAGCGGGTGGCGGATGCCCTGTTGGGCCTTCGCCGCTTCAGCCCCAAGGTGCTCTTCCTGGGTTCCTACCCGCGGGCCGACAAACAGCCCAATGTGTTCACCTCCCGCTACAACGACGAGGTCTTCATCGAGGCCAGGGACTGGCTGCGCGGCCTGATCTCGGGGGAGCCGGGCGCGTGA
- a CDS encoding HAD family hydrolase, with protein MTVTTDAPWLVALDIDGTTLHEDGTISEAVVRQVRRVAAAGHQIMLATGRSAAATLPVLDRLEITPRFVVCSNGAITLHRDPDAPMGYRREWVETFNPSDVLLSIRSHLTDARYAVEDEHGFYRYTEAFPDSTIGLDSEHVPFEELLLHDATRVVVVSPDHDMDDFLQVVEQMGLNQVSYAIGWTAWLDIAPDGVNKATAMERVRAEFGIPRSRVMAVGDGRNDIDMLLWAGSEGRGVAMGQSPDEVLEAASELTVSVQDDGLAVVLSSL; from the coding sequence ATGACCGTCACCACCGACGCGCCCTGGCTCGTCGCCCTCGATATCGACGGCACCACCCTGCACGAGGACGGCACCATCAGCGAGGCCGTCGTGAGGCAGGTGCGCCGGGTGGCTGCCGCCGGCCACCAGATCATGCTCGCCACCGGGCGGAGCGCCGCGGCGACCCTCCCGGTTCTGGACCGCCTGGAGATCACTCCGCGATTCGTGGTGTGCTCCAACGGCGCCATCACCCTGCACCGCGACCCGGATGCCCCGATGGGCTACCGCAGGGAATGGGTCGAGACCTTCAACCCCAGCGACGTGCTCCTCTCCATCCGCTCGCACCTCACTGACGCCCGCTACGCCGTCGAGGACGAGCACGGCTTCTACCGGTACACCGAGGCGTTCCCCGATTCCACCATCGGCCTGGACAGCGAGCACGTTCCCTTCGAGGAGCTGCTGCTGCACGACGCCACCCGCGTCGTGGTTGTTTCGCCCGACCACGACATGGACGACTTCCTCCAGGTGGTCGAACAGATGGGGCTGAACCAGGTCAGCTACGCGATCGGCTGGACCGCCTGGCTCGACATCGCACCGGACGGCGTGAACAAGGCCACCGCCATGGAGCGGGTGCGTGCCGAGTTCGGCATCCCACGCAGCCGGGTGATGGCCGTGGGCGACGGCCGCAATGACATCGACATGCTGCTCTGGGCCGGCTCAGAGGGCCGTGGCGTGGCCATGGGCCAGTCACCCGACGAGGTGCTCGAGGCGGCCAGCGAACTCACCGTGAGCGTGCAGGACGACGGCCTGGCCGTGGTTCTGAGCAGCCTCTAA
- a CDS encoding LCP family protein, with the protein MSDQLRPRSRRSTQISTIARHGRLKRSNAFANVAKVLAAALAVVMVSGVSVAALATLNVAASVKPGVTLDNETDGPIPSISSIDGGANLLLVGSDSRAGQGDGYGDPDEETSVLNDVTMLLHIAEDHSSATVVSFPRDTFVPIPECPDPNGGTFSAMSSQKINTTLNYGGLACTVKTVEALTGLSIPYAALVQFNGVAAMSEAVGGVPVCIAEPIVDSYTDLNIPAGLHELKGLEALQFLRTRHGVGDGSDLGRISNQQVFLSALARTLKSSDTLSDPIKLYSIAKAAVDNMELSNTLKSMDTMVSIAMALKDIPLDKVVFVQYPINYVDGGVEPDETAAADLIAAINADVSPTLAPGEADFLSVPDPSASATPTDPATEDPAATDAPVTTDPAPTATALPSNVYGQDASQQTCSSGRPVEDQ; encoded by the coding sequence GTGAGCGACCAGTTGCGCCCCCGCTCCAGACGATCGACGCAGATCAGCACGATCGCCCGGCACGGACGGCTCAAGCGCTCCAACGCGTTCGCCAACGTCGCCAAGGTCCTCGCCGCCGCCCTCGCCGTGGTGATGGTGAGCGGCGTGTCCGTCGCCGCCCTCGCCACCCTCAACGTGGCTGCGAGCGTGAAGCCCGGCGTCACGCTGGACAACGAGACCGACGGCCCCATTCCCTCCATCAGCTCGATCGACGGCGGTGCCAACCTGCTCCTCGTCGGTAGCGACAGCCGTGCGGGCCAGGGGGATGGCTACGGCGACCCCGACGAGGAAACGTCTGTGCTCAACGACGTGACCATGTTGCTGCACATCGCTGAAGACCACAGCAGCGCCACCGTGGTCAGCTTCCCCCGGGACACCTTCGTGCCCATTCCGGAGTGCCCGGACCCCAATGGCGGCACCTTCAGTGCCATGAGCAGCCAGAAGATCAACACCACTCTGAACTACGGCGGCCTGGCCTGCACGGTCAAGACCGTGGAGGCGCTCACCGGCCTGTCCATCCCCTACGCCGCACTCGTGCAGTTCAACGGTGTCGCGGCCATGTCCGAGGCCGTCGGCGGGGTGCCCGTGTGTATCGCCGAGCCCATCGTCGACTCGTACACCGACCTCAACATCCCCGCCGGTCTGCATGAGCTGAAGGGCCTCGAGGCCCTGCAGTTCCTGCGCACCCGCCACGGTGTCGGCGACGGCAGCGACCTGGGCCGTATCAGCAACCAGCAGGTGTTCCTTTCCGCCTTGGCGCGCACCTTGAAGAGCTCCGACACGCTCAGCGACCCGATCAAGCTCTACTCGATCGCCAAGGCCGCGGTCGACAACATGGAGTTGTCGAACACCTTGAAGAGCATGGACACCATGGTGTCCATCGCCATGGCGCTCAAGGACATCCCGCTGGACAAGGTCGTGTTCGTGCAGTACCCGATCAACTACGTCGACGGCGGCGTCGAGCCCGATGAGACGGCAGCCGCCGACCTCATCGCGGCCATCAACGCGGACGTCTCGCCCACCCTCGCGCCCGGTGAGGCCGACTTCCTGTCGGTGCCCGACCCCTCCGCCAGCGCCACACCGACCGACCCGGCGACGGAGGACCCCGCGGCCACCGACGCCCCGGTGACCACCGACCCGGCACCGACCGCGACGGCGCTGCCCAGCAACGTCTACGGTCAGGATGCCTCGCAGCAGACCTGTTCGTCCGGTCGCCCCGTCGAAGACCAGTAG